The following nucleotide sequence is from Trifolium pratense cultivar HEN17-A07 linkage group LG2, ARS_RC_1.1, whole genome shotgun sequence.
TCATTTGAAGATTGCTAAATATTGATTCCATTGTGAATCATGTAacttttcatttcttcaaaTATGTTTCAGGGTTGGGTCTTTCTCTTCAGCTTATTAGGCATTATACCCTTGGCAGAGCGATTAGGCTATACAACGGAGTAAGTTATCCTAAAGTTCATTTATTAGATTAActttgaaaactaaaattttgcTAGTTAGGATCACGATGAGCGGCTAAACTTCCCCTTAAGAGATTTAACATTACTGCATTCCTAGGACTGAAAAatgtgattattttattttttcattgttCTTTTGGTATGCAAGCTCTAATAAAAACTATCATGTGATGTTTCATACAACATGTTCAAATTCAAATGGAATTTGATAGAAACTTTGTTTAAGAATTTGATTATAATGGAATTTTTATCTTCCTTTGATGCAGGCAACTAGCTTTCTTTACTGGACCGGCAGGTAattttatctttcctttcttcaATTACATCATAATTCTTATAAAGTAGCGCACATATGTTTTATTGTTTTCGTTCTCCACCACTATCTATATATAGCGCGCATATGTTTAATTACTTCATTTCCGATATGACTTTTCAGTTGGTGGTCTTTTATATGCGACATTTGGAAATGCAACCGAGTTAATTATATCAATTCATGCCCTCAAAAGTGGCTTGATTCGTCTTGTTCAACAATCGCTACTAGGTTCAATTTTGTCTAACCTGTTGCTGGTGCTCGGATGTGCATTCTTTGCTGGTGGATTAGTATTTCATAAGAGAGAACAAGTATTTAACCATGTATGGTTTTGTTCTATTAACTTCTTGTATATGTTTCATGCGTTGTGTGTGTGACAATATAGCAGAAATTAACCTTAAATGATCATCAGGCAGATGCTGGTGTGGATTTCGGATTATTATTGATGGCGGTAATGGGACTGTTATTTCCAGCAGTTCTTCATGCTACACAAACAGAATCTGAATATGGGAAATCTCAGTTATCTCTTTCAAGATTTACGAGTTGCATTATGCTTGTGGCGTATGCTTCCTATATAGTGTTTCAAGTGAAGAATCTGAATAATTTACAAGTTCCAGTTGATGAGGTTAAGCCTTAATAGTTCTTTATAAGCAGAAAACACAAATATTAATTGAAAAGTATGAAAATTGTACTCATATTAATTCTGATCTATAATTGTTTTTAGGACAAGAGTTTCAATGAAGATACATCAAATGATGAAGAAGCTCCTGAGATTTCAATGTGGGAATCAATGATATGGATTTCAATCTTAACAGGAGGTATATCTATCCTGTCAGAATACTTGGTTAACACCATAGAGGTAAACTAAATTCTTAGAAATATTATGTCTTATCTTTGAGCATATATCTTTCCCTCTGCGTGCAACTGCAGAGGCTAATCCCTCAAGCCTCGTGGGATCCAAATGGAaggcaaactctccctaagagtttcAACGCTGCTGCATGCCCAAACTAGGGACCCAAATAgagcatatattttatatttgattatattttttctgtgtttttattttcacGTCTTTTAGGTAACAAGTTATAATTGTTTTACTTAATAAGAATAAGACCATTATGTTCTTATGGTCTGAGTTATTGATATAACATATACAATATTTTCAGGGGGCATCAAAAGAGTTTGAAATGCCTGTGTCATTTCTTAGTGTTATTCTTCTTCCAGTAATTGGAAACGCTGCAGAACATGTTGGAGCTGTTATGTTTGCTGTCAAAGACAAACTTGTAAGTATTATCTTTAACTAGTGATCATGTAATACATTATTATAAAATGtgataaatttaatttgtatgaGCTAGAGTGTAATTTTCCTTTACACCTTTAAACTGGCTCTGTAGGACATATCGCTGGGCGTGGCCGTAGGATCTTCAATACAAATATCAATGTTTGTGGTAAGATTTTTCTCAATGAAATTTGCTGTTTTGTAATGAAGCAGACTTAAACACAAATGTGATTTAGCTTATAGAACAGTAATGGAATGGAACGTTTCAAAGATACAGATTTTATTTAGAATAATATTGAGAAAATGTTATTAAGTGACTGAGGAAAACTCTACTAATCATCTGGTTATTACTGCATTCACTGCAGATTCCATTTTGTGTGGTTGCTGGATGGATGATCGATTGTCCTATGGACTTGAATTTTCAGCCTTTCGAGACAACTTCACTTTTCATGTCAGTTATCATAGTCGCCTTCATGTTGCAAGTAAGTAATTCTTGgttagactttacttacctcacaggcgaactctggattaccaggGTCCTCTTCCCTAGGAAACCAGAGGGTTAATTCAAAAAAACCATCAACTACTGAGTTTGTTAAGTATACTGcgctatttgttttttcttttgtcttaTGTGAAGTACCTATATCTGCATGGATTTAATCTTTACTTGAACTTCATTTCAAAATATAGAATAGAACTTCAAACTACTTCAAAGGGATGGTGCTCATTCTTTGCTATTTGATAGTTTCTGCAAGTTTTTTTGAACACATTGATCCTATGTCAGTTGGTAAGTTATGAAAGCCTTCCTCCATCTTAAATAGAAAATGTgaattcaattatatatatggTCTTTATAAAGCCAAAATTCATAGTGTTTCATTACTCATTCCAAATCTGATTTATTTTTTCAGAAGATAATCCCTCAACTGCTGGTTAGCTAAGCTAACATCAAGATCTCTTATTTTATGTTCCCCTTTCTGAAACCAAGGATTGCACTTGTGTGTCTATGTGGTAAAAGACCAAGTTAAAGAACCCTATAGTCCAGGGGATAAAGTGCGAATAAAATATGTATATCTAATAGAGGAAATGTTATCACAAATTAAGAAGCTCCTGTATATTGTTACAGCATACTCATTTAAATATTGGTATACTCTTAAATTGATCCCACCAGTTTAGGCTATTTTGCACAATTGAGTTTTTGACTATGTATGTACCTTTGAATTCTTCAGTTCATTCTTTCTATGTACCACTTCAAATACTGGAGATCAATATTCACATGTTATTCATGATGATTTTGCAACTTGATAGACTGTTATTATGGTTggataaatgaaaaataataatcatatttttAGTGTTATAGTTTAGGTTTAATTTGATTTCCCTGACATTGGAAGTTTATGCAATGCATTCTTAGGCAAGTTATAAACGTTGGCACTATAATACAAGAAAGTAATTGATAACTATTCATGCATATATGGAATAAGATGATTAGGAAACTGTTAATCATTGTTTTATTCCATATAGGAAATTTACAAACATTCTGCTAATCATCTTTAAGCTATTCCAAACACCTCCTAAATCTATTTAACATCTTAAAAGATTTAATACAGCAATTGATAAAAGAAAACATCAAGGAATAAGAATAAGGTGTCTCAGAAGTCAGGGTAAGTGACAGAACTACTTAAGAACAACTGCTGCATTCCTCAGAGATAGGTATCTTTGCACATTATCATTAGGAAGTGCTCTGATCATCTTGAAAACATCAGTATTCGCGTACCGGAGATTAGTCTTAGGATCATAGTAAGGTGCCTGCACGGTAAATGATTAGTTAATTCTCTAGTACAAATGCTTATTATCCCATGGTATAATTATATCACCCTTACCATTTTCTTAGttagttaaataattaattaagccAATATGGTTCACACCAAGCAATATAATATCCATAAACAAGTTTTAGTCGTTGGTTGATTTAGCATGAAGCCAATTTAATTGAAAAGGTAAACTTAAGTCAAGCCTGCATAACAACATCCTTAAAAGGACAGCATCACACACACATCTAAAAAACCAGTGTGAAGTTCAACAATTACAAAGAAATCAAGTTCAACCAGTGTAACTAAATAAGATATCATTCAAGTTGTTCGCATAATCCTAAATCAATCTAGTATTTGTTGTACAATTCATCCGCAGCACTCTTTGGAGTAAGGAAAACAAGAATTATAAAGAGAAGATAAACAATGCAGAATACAAATACTTGACACTATCCACCCATTTCCAACTATAACGGTTCTTAATTTCAGACATTCATCAACTAAGATAATAGACCCAAATTCCTACCAAACTTATACTTTTAAATTAGGAAAAGTTGAAAGCATTTCAGTTCCAATTATCGACAGGATATATACAATGTATCATGTCTTAAATTACCCTACACTTTCACAATTCTAAGAATACCCAAATCAAGCAGTGCAAGAAAGATAAACATCAGATTATAGTAAAACAAACATAACAAACTACCACCTACTCAAACAATTTAACAATGTCAGTAGTAATATGTCAGTGGAAAAAAGTCAGTAACAGATAGTAATCTTCACCCGACTAAAGGAAAACCCTGCTCAGCAGTGAATTAATTATATATCTTCATCCGACTAAAGGAAAACCCTGGTCAGCAgtgatttaattatataatgGCTACTATAGTGAGATGCAACTGCAGAAGATAAAAGTGCCTGGAACATTTAAGTAAATGTCATGGACATTTAAGCACATTATCTGTTGATTATGCTGGTAAAAAGCAATTACTGTTGAACACTGAAGGAATGTAAAATTGAGTACTCTACTGGGCCTTCTAAGATGAAAATCAATAGTTCTTTGTTATGAAGCACGGATACTCCTTGTATTAGGCGTGTCCCGGTATCGGACACGACAatgacacttataattacatagAATTATGACATTTATTCAAATAATTATTGATGTCAACGTGTCAGTCTCTGTGTCGTgtttgtgtccgtgcttcataggttctTTGAGAAGACATAGCAACAAGCAAAATCACACAGTCGAATATTTCTTTTATCATCACAAGTAATTAGAAGATATCTTTTATCATCACAAGTAATTAGAATATATCTTTTATCATCACAAGTAATTATTAGAAgataaaatcaaacaaaaatttgaatgtTAGCACAAAAGCAATATGTATGTGATTctttaagtttcaatttcaaatgCTATCAACAGATTCAATAAGATGTTAAAGTATTACTAGTGACAAGAAAAAGATAGAGATTTTTGAAAACTTCATCAACAAATGAAAAAACTTCCTCTTGAAGGGAAGTAGTACTAAACAAGAGAAATAAAGATCACTAAATACCTCGTAGCCTGTAATATCGCAAATTCTCTTGCAGGGATGCATAGAAGGAGGTGACTCAATATTCACATCTACAACACAAtccaacaaaaaagaaaaaacaattaaaattctTTTACATGGAAGGCACACATAACAACAAAAATTGGCATATATAAGTCTCCTACATTGAtgttaaacaattaaaattctTTCAATTGACACATTGTTGAGAAGCACCATAGAACCCAacatatagaaaaataaacaaactttACTTTTAATGAGAAAAAGTTGATTACAATTGGTGTAAGATGCACTTTATATAGTGATTCTAACTAAACTAATGTTCTATTTGGCAATGCCAAATTTTGATCATATAGCTTAtgacttataacttataagctcataagacAAAAGAGACTCGTTtgataacttctttttttcacgagcttatagcttattttgataagctaactcaattagcttatagcttatcatttttctctcaattttacccctatcatcttacataaaaaaaattaaatattaattaaacatatatttctTTTATCTCATTTCATATCTATATAAGCTAGCTCAACCGCTAATTTtgccaaacactacaaattcaatcaactagTTTATTCGccataagctagcttataatttATTCGCTATAAGTTCATCTTATAAGCTAGCTATCTGCTATTTTTTGCCAAACAGATCCTAACAAACTTTAACTGATTTGTAACTGATAATAACCAACTTGTAACAACATATAACAAACTCCAATAATATCTAACAAATCTCAACACAAATTccaaaaattattataacataaattattttactcaCAATTTGGTTCATCAGGAGGGTAATTCTGGTAATTCTCAGCTTGAATAATCTGCTTAAGATGTTTCCAGTGTCTACCACGTGATTGACCTTTAGGGTATTTATCATACATTTGAATTCTCTTAAAACTAAGATAGTTAGGTAACACTAACTCTGCTTCAATTACCTCTGTCTCCATTTTCttaaaccttcaacaaaaaccaattaaataattaataataacaacaacaataaaaccGTACCATTGATTGAAAGCAAAAACAGCGTTTGTGCAATGTCACCTTTTCTGATCGGCGTTCGCAGGTTCTGATGCTTCTCGCTTCAAAGTTCCGTCGAAAATTTTACATTTCGCTAGTTTTATAAATTTAACTGTTAATTCGGGCTTTCTATTCGGGTTGGGTTTTATGACCcgtattattttattatattttactttaCTACCTACACCTTCCAGATTTTTACCCACACTTCccttagtttattttaaaaacaagttcctgaaaaattaaaaaagaaaaagtaactaAATCTCTGAATTTGTTAGTATTTTTAATTAGATTTTTAGACTAAAAGTTTCACAAATAAAGGTTTGTTTGCGAGTTTGCAGAAGGcgttttgaaaaaaataaaataaaagctcGTTTGGAATAGCttattttttgagtttatgcaaaacaacttatgcaaataaataaattttttacgtattattataaattgtgtaaaaaaaaactgtattattataaatttgtcaaggtagtttatgaaaaaataacttataaaaatacaattttcgttagttgaaacttataaattaacataaaaacttatctTTTTAGATAagctgttttgcataagctgaaaaataagttattccaAACTGGCTCTAGGTAGAAGGAATAGAGATTTTTGAGTATTCATTTTTCTTCACAATTCATTTTATAGGATTTTGGAGGATATATTatatcaattcttcaaattctATCTATTGTTATAAcattctaaaaattaaaaatatattaatcataagtacttatttatcattttctataaaacactctaaaaaaaatgtgaaaaactTCTCTATTTTTCTCTCTACTTTCTCTCATCCAAACTCACAAACAAAGACTTTAATCAGAGTGGCAAAAAAGTTATTCAAAGAAAACCAATTATGATAACattatttaattgttattttttttcttctcttacaCAATCATTGTAAGAGAAAATTCCCATACACGAAAATTTAATCAGTGGCTATATGATACAATTTGGAATAATAAGCCACaaatcaattataaatttaaattagctACTAAATCACTTCAATTTCTAGCTAAACTAGATAGCTTTCACAACTATTGGACTCTTAACATAATGTTTCCCATCAGACCAAACTAACTTTCCAAACACATAACTCTTTGTTGCTTTTCctttcttcaccttcaattTTACCTCAAATCTCTTCTCTTCACCAACATGTTTGAACTCCAATACATTTGGCTTCACAGAAACAGTTATTCCATTTGGATTCTGAACATGAACAATGTATGTCGCTGGAGCACCAACGTTTTTTAATGTCCTTGTAACCGTCACCGACCGATTGAGATTTGGAACAGTAATTGAAGGATAGTTTAGGTTgatgatattaaattttttatgacatTGGTGAGGGGCTTTTAAAAACACTGACATTTGTGTTTCATTATACCCTAAAGCACATAAGAAGTTGACGTAATCGTTCGTTGGTGTGTCGTAAACAAGACCAGGATCCATTGCTTTGTTTGGTTGAACATGTCCGGATCCGTAGCTAAATGGTGTTGTATGGATGAAAGTAGCATTCAGAATTGTCTCCGCTTCGTTGTCTAATGTTGTAGCTGAAAGTAATAGAGAACAATTATGACCATGTTGAGATGAATAATATATGGTCGCGAGACAAGAACTTTTATAGCGTTGAATCGTACGAAATTTTGTAACTTTGATAtgcttaataaaattttaatttgacaaTTACATTGGTTAAATTCGCAATATACGGAAAGTTCATGGTTGTGAGTATGCAAAGTTGATATTGTTACTTACATCTGCATATAAATTCATGAGATTTAGATGTTACATGCTAAAGTTGACATTTCTTGGGATGCAAGAAAGGATTTGAAGTATTAGAAACATGAAGAATTTCTTACCTGTGGTCATGATAGCTGATTTAATAGCAGCAGGACTCCAAGAAGGATACAAGGCTTTCAAAAGGCCCACAATGCCCGAAATGTGAGGGCATGACATCGATGTGCCGGATATTGAGTTATACTGAATGCGGCGTTTGTCGAACTCTTGGTCAGTTGGCCCTTCAGCTTCAGTGTAGGCTGCTATAATTGACACTCCTGGTGCAGTAATATCAGGctgaaaattaaaacaaaatttgttaCTTGTTAAATGTCTAAAACATAACAATAGATTACAAGAACAAAGCATTGTTTTTGTGAGTAATGATTAACACCTTTAGAATCTCAGGTACAATAGTGTTTGGTCCTTTGGATGAAAATGCTGCCATGAAAGGTGCTGGTTTAGTATGCAATTTTGTTGTTGGATATGTAATATAAGCCACTGGAGACCTAAAAATTAAGTCCAAACAATCAAGTTTAAGTTCAAGAAGTGCTATGCTGCTTTTGCCTTAATTAAAGACTAAACCAAATTTCGATTGGAAGGGGGCTGGAACtacttgatgccaaaactgacccccaaaccagattaggcggtccaaTAGACCGGATACTGGTGGTAAAAACCAGACTAAACCAAATTAGAAAGCTAGATATCTTACTTGGTTGAGTTGACGTATTTGAAGACATCTACACCATCAGAGAAATTGATGTGAGAAGCAGGAAGAACATGAGGATCAGCTAAAATTTCATTTCCAGTAGTGATATCATTGGCAAGAACCATTCCTACAGCACCAGCTAGAAGAGCTTGTTCTCCTTTGTCTACTCTAGCATTTATTCCTCTCAGGCATAATACTATTTTACCCTTCACCTTGTTAGGGTCTAGTGTTCCATTCTGGCAAAGCACACTGCATTCATTTTTGAATTAGATCATATTACATTGCcttcatataaattatattcaCTACTATCATAGTACTATGTTTATGTCAATTGATTCATCAATGATATTCAGTTGCTTGATACTTACGCGTCTTGAATTGTTGCACTTGCCAATTTAGCATCTGTTGCTTTAATAATTGGGTAGGATTTGTGTTTTAATCTTGTAGCTGATAAGCTTTCTCCCTTCAATTGAAGCAAACAACATTATTGTTAGTCAGTATATTCTTGTAATTGcaataaacaaaaattcagaaaattttaatttcatctTACTGCTAGAAAATTGCATTAACTTGTGTATTGTTTAATTTCATGATAAGGCACTATTATGTAATCAAAGGGATTCAACCTagccttatatttttttttatcttgtgttGTATGTGGTAAAAAACCTTGTATTGCAAGTAAGATGAATTTACATTATTGTTGTCACAAGTTATTGGCTAAAAGGGTAGATCACTGTTcctttcactttcaattttagTGCTTATAATGGTAATTTAATGTATAAACAATGAAAAACAAAGGGTGCTCATTATTCCCtctatccttaattataagcaaaagtcaatttttcagattcattgaataactaatgtatctggtctattgTAGACCACATACATCAGTTATtgaatgaatctgaaaagtagACTTTTGCTTATAGTTAAGGATAGATGGAGTATGTAATGTGACTCCCTAAGTCATGCACAAAGAATCTTACGCATTTATGCAGTCAACTCATCATAGGTCAGTTGTAGGGTCAAAATCGGATGATCCAGATTTTAATGTaggttttaactttttttaaaatatctaaaatacCGAGTTTTTTCAAATCCAACAACTATGGATGTGATGACTGCTTGAATGTGTGGAATTGCTAACCGCACGCAATCCACATCCAAGATTATTGTCAAATAGGAAAATTGTCACCAAAATTGGACATAATAGTATTACATTGTCTAGAAGAGAGACAAACCTTGAACCTTAAATTGTTACCAAGAACAACATAACTAGGAAACTCTCTATCCATTGTGCTAGCACCAACTGTAATATACCAAGGAGCTAGATTTTCTGCAGTAGCTTCATTTGGTCCACTATTTCCAGcagaacaaacaacaacaatacCTTTCTTAGCAGCATGAAAAGATCCAATAGCAACACTATCATTGAAAAGGTTAGAAGCAGAACCACCAAGTGACAAAGACAAGACATCAACACCATCATGGATAGCCATATCAAAAGCTGCAAGTATGTCTGCATCAAAACACTCGTCGCCATTAACCGGAGGCCAACAAACTTTGTATGATGCAACTCTTGCTCTTGGTGAACCACCCTTTGCTGTTCCATTTCCTTGACCAAAGACATTTACACCTTGTACCATGTTTCCACCTGCTGTTGAAAGAGTGTGTGATCCATGGCCTTCATTGTCGCGAGGTGTCTCAAAGGTTGAGTTTAGTGGGGTGGTTACTCTTGATGCATAGCCTTTGTTAAAATATCTTGCTCCAATTAGTTTCCTGTTTTGTCCATACACATAGTAGAGATACGAGTTTAGATGAATTAGATTTCAGAAGTTCGTTAAGACAAGAAAAACTTCTAAGACTTACAAATCTCTTACAAAGATAATTTAACGAATTTCTTATATTAGTAGGTAGGATTTGAATTTATGAATCTATTAAGTAAATGTTAAATTCTTAGCATCTGTTTTGTTTGGCGTTTGGAGGCTCAAACGCACGTCCAACTTTAGTTTTGTTGTGAATTCTTAGAACATTTAAAACGGAGCTTCTGCGCAGACGCGAAAAACTGCTATGATTTTGGGTGGATGCAAGTCTAATTGATGCAAAACCAAACATGTACTTAGCGAATAGACCATTTTTcattgacaatattttttttattttataattaatattttttggaaCACTTTTTACTTTTAGCATTTGTGTTTCTATTATGGCAATATAATTGACAAGGATTTGGATCTTTCTTTGGTTACAACAAGGATTTGGATCTTTCTTTAAGGCATGATTAtgtcataaaaagaaaaacatggacTTTATCACACATAAAGTAATATGAAAGGAATATAAAGGTTAAAAACATCCTTTTCGTAATAAGAAAACGTATTGTAATTATTAGTCAactatatatgttaaaaacattttttatttatttattttcttatggAAAAAATACCGTTTTGCAATATGAAAatgcatattatttatttgtattggTCCCAAAAAAGCAATATGAACTAAATATAGAGAGGTGAAATAAAATGTGCCAATATAGGTGAAATAAAAAGCAATATGAACTAAATATTCTAAAGGTAGGGCGATTTTAggtaaaatttgaataaaaatatgaGAGACGATGAtatttaaaatggaaaaaaaaaagtgaaagacAAGAAATATCGAGAAAGATAgacaaatctatatatataattcctaaatagttctcctaaccctaatccacttagaccaatcaaattatttcatttagccacatcatccatttaaattcaattaaaccactctacaatgccacataatttctacttatattattattattattattattattattatttcatctctatacttttcatattctacatttataaacttatgactttttaatatacactcactcaagcctttactttttttggcgaatataataacttttgcttactatattataataagaaaaatacaaaaatacacactaattaactttgtaactctcggtaatatattttttatctcttaagtcaccattcaattttcatcccttgaactcttctaccaatattttaatatatagattataattgttttaatttgtatcctattcatattttcctaactaaccattacgaatgttaaaaaaaatattttcattctcGGATGCTCAATCACGTGCTTAACAAGATTACTATTTGTTTTTtcggttgaatgtgagaatagttttttttttcttttcatatcttatatgtgcaatttctttttccattatcttgcctcttcatcttttgtgcataggtataaatacttatgttattttctaaaaccatgatttgttgtagttattttattttttgcaaaaattaactttttgcataacaaataaaattaagagaatttgacattttttgtttgttgcaaatcatacattcaacttttgtgttgcagatcatttataggtttagttaagtgctcctgtatatgtgtattcatattctattatgatacagattaaataatatatactttatttttaattgaattatgtaatagttgttttacttgactttcctttattttttatttgttcattttttttattgatatacttatttttataatttttgattttaggctttgagtcatcatctcttactcaaaATTAAGAACtgaactgtgaggttgatgttgttcacatatgtccctttggaatatttttaaaaggtatgtaccctttaattttatttgttttatttgaatttttctaattctgtcactatttatatgccaactgtgtgacttagattttgccacatctcttttcatccaattatttgtgtgttttgaaatagatttatatgttggGCGGatatatatcatattactcctatatatataaatcttagATAGTTATTCTGTAAACCATAATCCCTAAACCgataatatttctttatttaacCACATGAGTCACTTACAATGCTACATCACTTCTCCTTAGAACTATGTATGTCCttgcctaaaaaaaatgtatgttcatgatttttttttttatttcaagtttcaactataGGTCATTCCtccttcaattatttaaattttttagttgacgttatattataaacaacaaataacacccgtgcattgtacgggtaagggtctagtaaAAGTTAAAGCATCTTTATATATCATCTAATTAGAATTAGTTTAGCCTACATTTATTAgattacatattttttaaaatagataattttatCACTTTTTAAAATCATCTAAAACACATTTTAAGCCTAATAGATGGACTCATTTGACCAAAAAGTGgtatatttgtaaaaattaaaagcaaaaatactttttttacagggatcaaaaataaaaatgtggaaTATTTAACATGGATTACGCCATATATATTCAAACCTTTTTAGAATAGTTGAGAAaggaaaaagaataaataaaggaGTTATTAGAAGATGCATGTTACCTATTGCAATGAAAACCATGATCACTCCCTTTACCACATATTCCTCTCCACTTTGATGGAATTGGTCCAAACCCTTCATCACTAAAGCTCTTAGATTCAGGCCAAACACCTAGAAGGATCCAAAGTAAATATATAGTGTGGATAAATTAAAGTAAGATAAACCACTAAGAAGAAGcatatgatgttttctcttcccacctccggtgaatcttttatacccccaatattccaattttgtcctgcagaaaaattcggttcgcagaaaccgaatttttactagtgcaaattcagagtaaatttcggtttttagaaaccgaaatttgttttcaaggcaaaaaaaaaatttcgatttctacaaaccgaagttttttcaaggacaaaattggaaattcagagggataaaagattcatgggggtggggagagaaaacatggAAGCATATAGTAGTAAATTGGAAAATTCTACTCTTTGTCCCATTCTCATATTGGCCTATCTAGATGGTCCTATATTAGCCCTCATTGGCCACTTACTTTATTTTGAGGA
It contains:
- the LOC123907911 gene encoding vacuolar cation/proton exchanger 5-like, producing MAVMGLLFPAVLHATQTESEYGKSQLSLSRFTSCIMLVAYASYIVFQVKNLNNLQVPVDEDKSFNEDTSNDEEAPEISMWESMIWISILTGGISILSEYLVNTIEGASKEFEMPVSFLSVILLPVIGNAAEHVGAVMFAVKDKLDISLGVAVGSSIQISMFVIPFCVVAGWMIDCPMDLNFQPFETTSLFMSVIIVAFMLQNRTSNYFKGMVLILCYLIVSASFFEHIDPMSVEDNPSTAG
- the LOC123907913 gene encoding chromatin-remodeling complex subunit ies6-like, whose protein sequence is METEVIEAELVLPNYLSFKRIQMYDKYPKGQSRGRHWKHLKQIIQAENYQNYPPDEPNYVNIESPPSMHPCKRICDITGYEAPYYDPKTNLRYANTDVFKMIRALPNDNVQRYLSLRNAAVVLK
- the LOC123907912 gene encoding subtilisin-like protease SBT5.3, coding for MGSPTPILYFLLLILLVSLHHTPSFADKKKSYVVYLGSHSHDSSEMSSVDFNSVTNSHYEFLGSFLGSSDTAKDSIFYSYTRHINGFAANLEEEIAAEIAKHPKVLSVFENNGRKLHTTRSWGFMGLEDNYGVISSNSIWNKARFGDGVIIANLDTGVWPESKSFSDEGFGPIPSKWRGICGKGSDHGFHCNRKLIGARYFNKGYASRVTTPLNSTFETPRDNEGHGSHTLSTAGGNMVQGVNVFGQGNGTAKGGSPRARVASYKVCWPPVNGDECFDADILAAFDMAIHDGVDVLSLSLGGSASNLFNDSVAIGSFHAAKKGIVVVCSAGNSGPNEATAENLAPWYITVGASTMDREFPSYVVLGNNLRFKGESLSATRLKHKSYPIIKATDAKLASATIQDAVLCQNGTLDPNKVKGKIVLCLRGINARVDKGEQALLAGAVGMVLANDITTGNEILADPHVLPASHINFSDGVDVFKYVNSTKSPVAYITYPTTKLHTKPAPFMAAFSSKGPNTIVPEILKPDITAPGVSIIAAYTEAEGPTDQEFDKRRIQYNSISGTSMSCPHISGIVGLLKALYPSWSPAAIKSAIMTTATTLDNEAETILNATFIHTTPFSYGSGHVQPNKAMDPGLVYDTPTNDYVNFLCALGYNETQMSVFLKAPHQCHKKFNIINLNYPSITVPNLNRSVTVTRTLKNVGAPATYIVHVQNPNGITVSVKPNVLEFKHVGEEKRFEVKLKVKKGKATKSYVFGKLVWSDGKHYVKSPIVVKAI